In the genome of Rhodoligotrophos defluvii, one region contains:
- a CDS encoding aminotransferase class IV, which yields MSARETTIYLNGRFLPEKEATVSVFDRCFLYGDGVFEGIAVWARAPFRLKPHLDRLRDGLAYLRIANPHDDEGWAALIEQTIAENAMEDGYLRLQISRGEGISSIKWEPRLLRKAEPNVTIIPIVGFKDYYKGLIAEKMESGLRAIVLSRPRVPSASLPSGTKHCNYLNSVLGAIEVTSSEADIGIAVDREGFVTEGIAYNVFGVKDGRLFTAPLNRDILPGITRSVVIEIARAEGHEVSEELFDIFSLSAADEVFICSTLELAVPMVEIAGRKIGSGQPGPIAKKFGRLLVETMEREARAWHAERQRARRSA from the coding sequence ATGAGCGCGCGTGAAACCACAATCTATCTCAATGGTCGCTTCCTTCCCGAGAAGGAGGCGACGGTATCGGTCTTCGACCGCTGCTTCCTCTATGGCGATGGCGTCTTCGAGGGCATCGCCGTGTGGGCGCGAGCGCCATTTCGCCTCAAGCCGCATCTCGACCGGCTGAGGGATGGCCTTGCCTATCTGCGCATCGCCAACCCCCATGACGACGAAGGCTGGGCGGCGCTGATCGAGCAGACGATCGCCGAGAACGCCATGGAGGATGGTTATCTCAGGCTGCAGATCAGCCGGGGTGAGGGCATATCGTCAATCAAATGGGAGCCGCGGCTCCTTCGCAAGGCCGAGCCGAATGTGACGATCATCCCCATCGTCGGCTTCAAGGATTACTACAAGGGCCTGATCGCGGAGAAGATGGAGAGCGGCCTGCGCGCCATCGTGCTGTCGAGGCCGCGCGTGCCCTCCGCCTCGCTGCCTTCCGGCACCAAGCACTGCAATTATCTCAACAGCGTGCTCGGCGCGATCGAGGTCACCTCGTCCGAGGCTGATATCGGCATCGCGGTCGACCGGGAGGGCTTCGTCACGGAAGGCATCGCCTACAATGTCTTCGGTGTGAAGGACGGGCGCCTGTTCACAGCACCGCTCAACCGCGACATCCTGCCGGGTATCACCCGCTCGGTGGTCATCGAAATCGCCCGCGCCGAGGGGCACGAGGTCTCGGAAGAGCTTTTCGACATCTTCAGCCTGAGCGCGGCCGACGAGGTCTTCATCTGCTCGACCCTCGAGCTTGCGGTACCCATGGTCGAGATTGCCGGGCGCAAGATCGGTTCTGGCCAGCCGGGGCCGATTGCCAAGAAATTCGGCCGGCTGCTGGTCGAGACAATGGAGCGCGAGGCGCGGGCGTGGCATGCCGAGCGCCAGCGTGCAAGGAGGAGCGCATGA
- a CDS encoding NIPSNAP family protein, whose amino-acid sequence MIYEFRTYRLRPRALPEFLGLFGDALPRREQFSKLAAFWYTEIGPLNEVIHVWPYENALERTRIRAEAVKAGVWPPATGHLILDMKAEVFDALPFSPALDPSDHGPFFEMRTSTLKPFSIPTMVERWKDRIAARAELSPLIGVFSSDIGGLNRWMHIWAYRSLDERDVIRKRAEEQGIWPPPEESPAMDEESKILLAAPFSPIK is encoded by the coding sequence ATGATCTACGAGTTTCGCACCTACAGGCTCCGCCCTCGTGCGCTTCCTGAATTCCTCGGGCTGTTCGGCGATGCGCTGCCGCGACGGGAGCAATTCTCCAAGCTTGCCGCGTTCTGGTACACCGAGATCGGGCCGCTCAACGAGGTCATCCATGTGTGGCCCTACGAGAATGCGCTCGAGCGCACACGCATCCGCGCCGAAGCGGTGAAGGCCGGCGTCTGGCCCCCGGCGACAGGACATCTCATCCTGGACATGAAGGCGGAAGTCTTCGATGCCCTGCCATTTTCACCTGCACTCGATCCGTCCGACCATGGCCCGTTTTTTGAGATGCGGACCTCGACGCTCAAGCCGTTCAGCATTCCGACCATGGTCGAGCGCTGGAAGGACAGGATCGCGGCTCGTGCAGAGCTGTCTCCCCTGATCGGCGTCTTCTCATCCGATATTGGCGGCCTCAACCGGTGGATGCACATCTGGGCCTACAGAAGCCTCGATGAGCGAGACGTGATACGGAAGCGGGCCGAGGAGCAGGGCATCTGGCCGCCGCCGGAAGAAAGTCCGGCGATGGACGAAGAGAGCAAAATTCTGCTGGCAGCCCCGTTCTCGCCAATCAAGTGA
- a CDS encoding hydantoinase/oxoprolinase family protein yields the protein MTIEIAVDVGGTFTDLVLRETSGRVRAFKAPTTPGRIVDGILNGLDLVARAYGLERRRLLSACSKFACGTTAATNAILEGTYARTGLICTEGFRDTLLIREGGKQDTYAIAVDYPQPYIPRHLTFGVRERVNAEGGIELPLDEGHVAEVINRLKAQEVESIAVALLWSIANPDHELRIGALLDEHWPEIPYSLSHRTSPTLREYRRTSATAIDASLKPLVKRAVSELEENLRAAGLTGVLTLVTSSGGQTSGEEVMARPINLCLSGPSAAPEAARSSLRAEAAETCNAIVVDMGGTSFDISIINDWEIPMHREGVIAGHAFGVPSVEVKTIGAGGGSIARVDAGGFIHVGPESARSIPGPACYGRGGTRATVTDANLVRGFLDASSFAGGTMALAPERAVAAIEADVAQPLDLSVDEAASLIGLTVEQNMVAAIEDITIRQGVDPREYVMVAGGAAAGLHAVPIARELGIRRVVVPPVAGVLSAFGILVSDIRSTFSRSLPATTDRFDYAAVNDTLAALDAEARAYLDRMNVSEQAREVRFSVEARYRGQVWQLTLNLANARIKDDAALAALIEDFHRLHERHYFVRSTDPVEFTEWSAIAVGRLPTGRLEHETARDGSLEAARKAPRSVYMREVGGRAKVPVFDGTRLAPGMRIEGPALIDQPLTTVVLYPSTAASVTANGSLWIDLS from the coding sequence ATGACCATCGAGATCGCAGTCGATGTGGGCGGCACCTTCACCGATCTCGTCTTGCGGGAAACGAGCGGTCGTGTGCGCGCCTTCAAGGCGCCGACGACCCCCGGACGGATCGTCGATGGGATCCTGAACGGGCTCGACCTGGTCGCCCGTGCCTATGGGCTGGAGCGCCGTCGCCTGCTCTCGGCCTGCTCCAAATTCGCCTGCGGCACGACGGCGGCGACCAATGCGATCCTAGAGGGGACCTATGCCCGCACCGGCCTCATCTGCACGGAAGGGTTCCGCGACACGCTGCTGATCCGTGAAGGCGGCAAGCAGGACACCTACGCCATCGCGGTGGACTATCCCCAGCCCTATATCCCGCGACACCTGACCTTCGGCGTGCGTGAGCGGGTGAATGCGGAAGGGGGCATCGAGCTGCCGCTTGATGAAGGCCACGTGGCCGAGGTGATCAACCGACTGAAGGCGCAGGAGGTGGAATCCATCGCCGTCGCCCTGCTCTGGTCCATCGCCAATCCCGATCACGAGCTGCGCATCGGCGCGCTGCTCGATGAGCACTGGCCGGAGATCCCCTACAGCCTCAGCCATCGCACCAGCCCCACCTTGCGCGAGTACCGCCGCACCTCGGCAACCGCCATCGATGCTTCGTTGAAGCCGCTGGTGAAGCGCGCGGTGAGCGAGCTGGAGGAAAACCTGCGCGCGGCGGGGCTGACCGGCGTGCTGACACTGGTCACCTCGTCCGGCGGCCAGACGTCGGGCGAGGAGGTGATGGCGCGACCAATCAATCTGTGCCTGTCCGGCCCCTCCGCCGCGCCCGAAGCGGCCCGCTCCAGCCTTCGGGCGGAAGCGGCCGAGACCTGCAATGCGATCGTCGTCGACATGGGCGGCACCAGCTTCGACATCAGCATCATCAACGATTGGGAAATCCCCATGCACCGGGAAGGCGTGATTGCCGGGCACGCCTTCGGGGTTCCATCGGTGGAGGTGAAGACCATCGGCGCCGGCGGCGGCTCCATCGCCCGGGTGGATGCGGGCGGCTTCATTCATGTGGGCCCGGAAAGCGCCCGCTCCATTCCTGGGCCCGCCTGCTATGGGCGTGGTGGGACCCGGGCCACGGTGACGGACGCAAACCTGGTGCGCGGTTTCCTCGATGCGTCGAGCTTTGCCGGCGGCACCATGGCGCTTGCGCCGGAGCGCGCGGTGGCGGCCATCGAAGCCGATGTTGCGCAGCCGCTGGACCTCTCGGTGGACGAGGCCGCAAGCCTGATCGGGCTCACCGTCGAGCAGAACATGGTCGCCGCCATCGAGGACATCACCATCCGCCAGGGTGTTGACCCGCGCGAATATGTCATGGTGGCGGGCGGGGCCGCGGCCGGTCTGCATGCGGTGCCGATCGCCCGCGAGCTCGGCATCCGTCGGGTGGTCGTGCCGCCGGTGGCGGGCGTCCTCAGCGCCTTCGGCATTCTGGTGAGCGACATCCGGTCGACCTTTTCGCGCAGCCTGCCTGCCACCACCGACCGGTTCGACTATGCCGCCGTGAACGATACACTGGCAGCGCTCGACGCCGAGGCCCGCGCCTATCTCGACCGTATGAACGTGTCCGAGCAGGCGCGCGAAGTGCGCTTCTCGGTCGAGGCGCGCTATCGTGGCCAGGTCTGGCAGCTCACGCTCAATCTCGCGAATGCGCGGATCAAGGACGATGCGGCCCTTGCCGCCCTGATCGAGGATTTTCACCGGCTGCACGAGCGGCATTATTTCGTGCGCAGCACCGATCCGGTCGAGTTCACCGAATGGTCGGCGATCGCCGTGGGCAGGCTTCCCACCGGCCGCCTGGAGCATGAGACGGCGCGCGACGGCAGCCTCGAAGCCGCACGCAAGGCGCCACGCTCGGTCTATATGCGCGAAGTCGGCGGCCGGGCGAAGGTCCCGGTCTTCGATGGAACGCGCCTTGCACCGGGGATGCGCATAGAGGGGCCCGCCTTGATCGATCAGCCGCTGACGACGGTGGTGCTCTATCCCTCGACCGCAGCTTCGGTGACCGCCAATGGCAGCCTGTGGATCGATCTCTCCTGA
- a CDS encoding (R)-mandelonitrile lyase, producing MNIYPAGTRPSRRGAEEHFTGTVWREQIIEAPAPARVCAGFARFEPGARTAWHTHPLGQTLCVLSGIGRVQSWGGDIREIRAGDVVWIPPGEKHWHGASPTTTMVYIATQEALDGIHVTWMEHVTDEQYGAAGA from the coding sequence ATGAACATTTACCCCGCAGGCACGAGGCCCTCGCGCCGTGGTGCGGAGGAGCACTTCACCGGTACCGTCTGGCGCGAGCAAATCATAGAGGCGCCGGCGCCGGCGCGGGTATGCGCAGGCTTCGCCCGGTTCGAGCCAGGCGCGCGGACGGCCTGGCACACCCATCCCCTCGGCCAGACATTGTGTGTCTTGTCCGGCATCGGCCGGGTCCAGAGCTGGGGTGGTGACATCCGGGAAATCCGCGCCGGAGACGTGGTGTGGATCCCTCCCGGTGAAAAGCACTGGCACGGTGCCAGCCCGACGACGACCATGGTCTATATCGCAACCCAAGAGGCGCTCGACGGCATCCACGTGACCTGGATGGAGCATGTGACGGACGAGCAATACGGCGCTGCGGGGGCCTGA
- a CDS encoding LysR substrate-binding domain-containing protein, whose amino-acid sequence MRPTFDMDALRTMVVGIEMGSFARAASYLGRSQSAVSMQLKKLEEQANQPLFRRQGRGLVTTEAGEALLTYARRIIALNDEAALSLGATTGEAAVRMGIPQDFFDDLMPEAFLRFSRHMPGVHLEVRAGRNHALEEEVRAGRIDVAFAYFPQGSDTHGIHVASLPMKWFGGEKLARPRDGEPIPLVVFDHPCLFRQLTLRTLEIRRLRWRLALTTPSLPGIWAAVRASHGITARASHRVPDGMRDVGSAFNLPKLPSIELRMLEASQLSPAAIALRDILFELVSSRHAPMQRQRAFA is encoded by the coding sequence ATGAGACCCACCTTTGACATGGACGCTCTGCGCACGATGGTCGTCGGCATCGAGATGGGGAGCTTCGCGCGTGCCGCATCCTACCTCGGCCGATCGCAATCGGCAGTCAGCATGCAGTTGAAGAAGCTGGAGGAGCAGGCGAACCAGCCGTTGTTCCGTCGGCAAGGCCGCGGCCTTGTCACGACCGAGGCAGGCGAGGCACTCCTGACATATGCGCGCCGGATCATCGCGCTCAATGATGAAGCGGCCTTGTCGCTGGGCGCGACGACGGGTGAAGCGGCCGTACGGATGGGAATTCCCCAGGATTTCTTCGACGACCTCATGCCCGAAGCATTCTTGCGGTTTTCGCGCCACATGCCCGGCGTCCATCTGGAGGTCCGTGCGGGCCGAAACCACGCTTTGGAAGAGGAGGTGCGTGCCGGGCGCATCGATGTCGCCTTTGCCTATTTTCCGCAGGGCTCCGATACGCATGGCATCCATGTCGCATCGCTGCCGATGAAATGGTTCGGCGGCGAAAAATTGGCCAGGCCGCGGGATGGTGAGCCTATTCCGCTCGTGGTCTTCGACCACCCCTGCCTGTTCAGGCAGCTTACTCTACGCACGCTTGAGATAAGAAGGCTGCGCTGGCGTCTGGCGCTGACCACCCCGAGCCTTCCCGGCATATGGGCCGCCGTCCGCGCCTCGCACGGGATAACAGCCCGCGCGAGCCATCGGGTCCCGGACGGCATGCGCGATGTGGGCTCGGCATTCAACCTGCCCAAGCTGCCGTCCATCGAGCTGCGGATGCTCGAGGCGAGCCAGTTGTCTCCCGCTGCAATCGCTTTGCGCGACATCCTGTTCGAGCTCGTCAGCAGCCGTCACGCCCCGATGCAGCGGCAACGAGCTTTTGCCTAG
- a CDS encoding hydantoinase B/oxoprolinase family protein translates to MQKLSVQKNSHSAGEEPVDIFTMVVLRRRFEAIIREMINALFRSGRSGVLNTAMDFSCSLTDAKFQSISLALGLPVHVGAIDLIPRAIAAKFGDDIHPGDCFVNNSGYLGNTHCADFTVCAPVFVEGEIAFYVIARAHLGDIGFPTPTTYGPLSRDVYEEGLMLPCVRIQKDYRDVPEVIDICKANIRVPQQFYGDYLAVLAAVRTGEARLAALCAKYGFATVKSFLDAFQDYAEKVAISAIGALPRGKVTKEMLYDSETELYPDGIPIRATIEVDPDAGLVTVDLRDNVDNLPLGINMTESTTIAACMTAVLNVLGPDVPRCTGSFRRIRLLMREGAAIGKPRFPAATSAATTNLCHALIPHLQSMFAELGGDLGTAYGTIGMPGSCAVVSGEDPRVPGKSFVNQLIMGYWGGPAMHGHDGWLTYGSGASQGILWQSSVEVVEQQQPIIIEKLEVREDSAGAGQWEGAPGALCVIRPRLGAVRFMVNSASRTHPPQGVRDGHPAAPMRIARIDAEGERHDLPISVDTTLMPGEKLLSEGCGGGGYGDPLTRDPERVLEAVLAGRISRQRAEKIYGVAIRAEGSRLRFDPEATESLRQALRRGGAEL, encoded by the coding sequence GTGCAGAAGCTGAGCGTGCAGAAGAACAGCCATTCGGCCGGCGAAGAGCCGGTCGACATCTTCACGATGGTGGTGCTGCGCCGGCGGTTCGAAGCCATCATCCGTGAGATGATCAACGCGCTGTTTCGGTCCGGCCGGTCCGGCGTGCTGAACACTGCCATGGACTTCTCCTGCAGCCTCACCGATGCGAAGTTCCAGTCGATCAGCCTTGCGCTCGGCCTGCCCGTGCATGTCGGCGCGATCGACCTCATCCCCCGGGCGATCGCGGCAAAGTTCGGTGACGATATCCATCCCGGCGACTGCTTCGTCAACAATAGCGGTTATCTCGGCAATACCCATTGCGCGGATTTCACGGTCTGCGCGCCGGTCTTCGTGGAGGGCGAGATCGCCTTCTATGTGATCGCCCGTGCCCATCTCGGCGATATCGGCTTTCCCACCCCCACCACCTACGGTCCGTTGTCGCGCGACGTGTATGAGGAAGGGCTGATGCTGCCCTGCGTGCGGATCCAGAAGGATTACCGCGACGTCCCCGAGGTGATCGATATCTGCAAGGCCAATATCCGCGTGCCCCAGCAGTTCTATGGGGACTATCTCGCGGTCCTGGCGGCGGTGCGCACGGGCGAGGCGCGGCTCGCCGCTTTGTGCGCCAAATACGGCTTCGCGACCGTGAAGTCGTTTCTCGATGCTTTCCAGGACTATGCGGAGAAAGTGGCCATCAGCGCCATCGGCGCGCTGCCGCGCGGCAAGGTCACCAAGGAAATGCTCTATGACTCCGAAACGGAGCTTTATCCGGATGGCATCCCGATCCGCGCGACCATAGAGGTTGACCCGGATGCGGGGCTCGTGACCGTGGATCTGCGCGACAATGTCGACAATCTTCCGCTCGGCATCAACATGACCGAGAGCACCACCATTGCCGCCTGCATGACCGCGGTGCTGAACGTGCTCGGTCCAGACGTGCCGCGCTGTACCGGCTCGTTCCGCCGCATCCGGCTGCTGATGCGCGAAGGGGCGGCGATCGGCAAGCCGCGCTTTCCGGCCGCGACGTCAGCGGCGACCACCAATCTGTGCCATGCCCTGATCCCACATCTGCAATCGATGTTTGCCGAGCTGGGCGGCGACCTCGGCACCGCCTATGGCACCATCGGCATGCCCGGCTCCTGCGCCGTGGTCAGCGGCGAAGATCCGCGCGTGCCGGGCAAGTCGTTCGTGAACCAGCTGATCATGGGCTATTGGGGCGGGCCGGCCATGCACGGCCATGACGGCTGGCTCACCTATGGCAGCGGCGCTTCCCAGGGGATTCTCTGGCAATCCAGCGTCGAGGTGGTCGAGCAGCAGCAGCCGATCATCATAGAAAAGCTCGAGGTCCGGGAGGATTCGGCCGGCGCCGGCCAATGGGAAGGCGCGCCGGGGGCCCTGTGCGTCATCCGCCCGCGGCTGGGAGCGGTGCGGTTCATGGTGAACTCCGCCTCGCGGACGCATCCGCCCCAAGGGGTGCGCGACGGCCACCCGGCCGCGCCGATGCGGATCGCGCGCATCGATGCGGAGGGTGAGCGGCACGATCTGCCCATTTCCGTGGATACGACGCTGATGCCGGGGGAGAAACTGCTTTCGGAAGGCTGCGGCGGCGGTGGCTATGGCGACCCGCTGACGCGCGATCCCGAGCGCGTCCTTGAGGCTGTGCTTGCCGGCCGCATCTCGCGCCAGCGCGCCGAGAAGATCTATGGGGTGGCGATCCGCGCCGAAGGCTCACGCCTACGCTTCGATCCCGAGGCCACGGAGAGCCTGCGCCAAGCCCTCAGACGTGGCGGAGCCGAGCTATGA
- a CDS encoding NAD(P)-dependent oxidoreductase translates to MAQNSTGTPIGFIGLGTMGEPMARRMVKAGIPLLVWNRSPSKCGVLADAGAAVARDPAEVFGKCETVISMLVDGAALDAVLSRGHPAFGEKVEGRRLVNMATTAPTYSRALERDIHAAGGAYVEAPVSGSRKPAEAGELVAMLAGRPEEVATVRPLLTPMCRNAIACGPVPNALYMKLAVNLFLTAIVTGLAESTHFAARHGLDLAQFVAVLDAGPLASDVSRVKAKKLLDQDFAVQASITNVMENVRLIFEAARQAEIASPLLDTCHALFQESHALGLGDTDMVGVIRAIEQRTAALT, encoded by the coding sequence ATGGCACAGAATTCCACGGGGACGCCTATAGGCTTCATAGGGCTCGGCACCATGGGCGAGCCGATGGCGCGGAGAATGGTGAAGGCGGGCATACCGCTGCTGGTGTGGAACCGTTCGCCATCGAAGTGCGGCGTGCTGGCTGACGCTGGAGCCGCCGTCGCCCGAGACCCGGCCGAGGTCTTCGGGAAGTGCGAGACCGTGATTTCCATGCTTGTGGACGGTGCGGCGCTGGATGCGGTGCTTTCGCGCGGTCATCCGGCTTTCGGCGAGAAGGTTGAAGGCCGCAGGCTGGTCAATATGGCCACGACGGCTCCCACCTATTCGCGGGCGCTCGAGCGCGACATTCATGCGGCGGGCGGGGCCTATGTGGAGGCGCCGGTGTCCGGTTCGCGCAAGCCCGCCGAGGCTGGGGAACTCGTGGCCATGCTAGCAGGAAGGCCAGAAGAGGTGGCCACAGTGCGGCCACTCCTCACGCCGATGTGCCGCAACGCGATAGCCTGCGGTCCTGTGCCCAACGCCCTCTATATGAAGCTGGCGGTGAACCTGTTCTTGACCGCTATCGTGACCGGGCTTGCCGAGTCGACACATTTCGCGGCGCGCCATGGCCTCGACCTTGCGCAATTCGTGGCCGTGCTCGACGCCGGGCCCCTGGCCAGCGACGTGTCACGGGTGAAGGCGAAAAAGCTTCTCGATCAGGATTTCGCCGTGCAGGCATCCATCACCAATGTCATGGAAAACGTGCGGCTTATCTTCGAAGCCGCGCGCCAGGCCGAGATCGCGTCGCCATTGCTGGACACGTGCCATGCACTCTTTCAGGAGAGTCACGCCCTGGGGCTGGGCGATACCGACATGGTGGGGGTGATCCGTGCGATCGAGCAACGCACCGCCGCGCTCACGTGA
- a CDS encoding polysaccharide deacetylase family protein encodes MPKNIQCTFSVDVDAVAGFLGSWGGADSLYDIQRGVFSVEVGTPRVLRLFDRLGIKATWFIPGHTIESFPDHTRMIADAGHEIGAHGYSHEPPVGLSLEQEEDILKKTIELIEKYSGRRPRGYSAPWWEPSAHTFDLALKHGFAYGHTQAYHDFLPFYARTGEAWTKVDHSKQAAEWMKPLVHGREIDLVEIPTNWYLDDLPPLMFIKKAPNSGGWFNPRDIEELWRDQFDWVYREMDYAVFPITIHPDVAGRPQFLLVLERLISHINAHPGVRWLTMEDVAEDFRRRHPFEGR; translated from the coding sequence ATGCCAAAGAATATTCAATGCACGTTTAGCGTCGACGTAGACGCCGTTGCTGGTTTCCTCGGTTCTTGGGGAGGGGCAGACTCTCTCTACGACATCCAGCGCGGGGTCTTCTCCGTCGAGGTCGGGACCCCAAGAGTGCTCAGGCTTTTCGACAGGCTGGGCATCAAGGCGACTTGGTTCATTCCCGGTCATACGATCGAATCATTTCCCGACCACACCAGGATGATCGCGGACGCGGGGCACGAAATCGGCGCCCATGGCTATTCGCACGAGCCTCCTGTCGGGCTTAGCCTCGAGCAGGAAGAAGACATCCTCAAGAAGACGATAGAGTTGATCGAGAAGTACTCCGGCAGGAGGCCTCGCGGCTACTCGGCGCCGTGGTGGGAGCCGTCCGCCCACACTTTCGACCTCGCCCTCAAGCACGGCTTCGCTTATGGCCACACGCAGGCCTATCACGATTTCCTGCCCTTCTATGCACGCACGGGAGAGGCCTGGACCAAGGTCGATCATTCCAAGCAAGCAGCGGAATGGATGAAGCCGCTGGTGCATGGCCGGGAGATCGATCTGGTCGAGATACCGACCAACTGGTATCTCGACGACTTGCCGCCCCTGATGTTCATCAAGAAGGCACCCAATAGCGGCGGCTGGTTCAATCCTCGCGATATCGAGGAATTGTGGCGTGATCAGTTCGACTGGGTCTATCGGGAAATGGATTACGCTGTCTTCCCGATCACCATCCATCCCGATGTCGCCGGCCGGCCTCAGTTTCTCCTCGTGCTCGAGCGCCTCATCTCGCACATAAACGCGCATCCCGGCGTGCGCTGGCTGACAATGGAGGACGTTGCCGAGGACTTTCGTCGCCGGCATCCATTCGAGGGGCGCTGA
- a CDS encoding LysR family transcriptional regulator gives MDLRQIQYFVALYEEKSITKSARRLHVVQPAVSMQIRRIEVDYGVTLFERTSAGVFPNDTAAAIYPTCIEILAQVEKVRQTLRQGSGKLSGRLSVGVPPSIAHGILAPLLLEFRAKHPGVHLAVHEGYSAHLVDWLLQGDLDFAILSEYEEDKRLRRQPIATEELRVVGSTEAAFPGDMITGKQLLDFKLVVPSSKNLIRILLEAEFDRVGLDFVPAMEVDSLATVFATIRDPEWATILPASAIGATHTASGLRSLKLVEPTIRRTLVATFQAHKSSHPATPYFIAALKEAIIAVGGIEATT, from the coding sequence GTGGACCTACGACAGATCCAATACTTCGTTGCTCTCTACGAAGAAAAGAGCATCACCAAGTCGGCGCGACGGCTCCACGTGGTGCAGCCCGCGGTCAGCATGCAGATACGGCGCATCGAGGTGGACTACGGCGTGACGCTGTTCGAGCGGACGTCGGCCGGCGTGTTTCCCAATGACACGGCCGCGGCGATCTACCCGACATGCATCGAGATCCTCGCCCAGGTCGAGAAGGTGCGCCAGACCCTGCGGCAGGGTTCGGGCAAGCTGTCGGGCCGGCTTTCGGTCGGCGTGCCGCCCTCCATCGCCCACGGCATTCTGGCGCCCCTGCTGCTCGAGTTTCGCGCCAAGCATCCTGGCGTGCATCTCGCGGTGCACGAGGGCTATAGCGCCCACCTCGTCGACTGGCTGCTCCAGGGTGATCTCGATTTCGCGATCTTGAGTGAATACGAGGAGGACAAGCGCCTGCGCCGGCAGCCGATCGCCACGGAAGAGCTGCGGGTGGTCGGCAGCACGGAGGCAGCCTTTCCCGGCGACATGATCACCGGCAAGCAGCTGCTCGACTTCAAGCTGGTTGTGCCCTCGTCCAAGAACCTGATCCGCATTCTGCTCGAAGCGGAATTCGACCGGGTAGGGCTGGACTTCGTGCCGGCGATGGAGGTGGATTCCCTGGCGACCGTATTCGCAACCATCCGCGATCCGGAATGGGCGACGATCCTGCCGGCTTCGGCTATTGGGGCGACGCACACAGCCAGCGGCCTGCGCAGCCTGAAGCTGGTGGAGCCGACGATCCGGCGAACCCTGGTCGCGACATTCCAGGCGCACAAGTCTTCTCACCCGGCGACGCCCTATTTCATAGCGGCGCTGAAGGAGGCCATCATCGCGGTGGGCGGCATCGAGGCGACCACATAA
- a CDS encoding N-acyl homoserine lactonase family protein has product MGTYSIWVLEYGYTSEFPKAITVHGAFGESIRFSYAYVLIKGNGHVAMVDVGYDNTAYGKVLNDRFGIENWHSPRDVLSACDVAPEDVSHVFVTHAHFDHFGGSEHFPNAVFYLQERELSKWIWAMALDRKFRWLTAAIDANDIMRAVNLAREGRLVCVDGAREDVLPGIDLFPAHDTHTAGCQYVLVRNDGRPESSDGWILAGDLVYRFENLVGSDENDPSYLPIGLATGSQTNLLLATDEMLTRVGGDPRRIIPVHEARLKDAFPSRRTAAGLHIVEVTLGAGQTSLVA; this is encoded by the coding sequence ATGGGCACCTATTCAATCTGGGTTCTGGAATACGGCTATACCAGCGAGTTCCCGAAAGCGATCACCGTCCACGGCGCCTTCGGCGAAAGCATCCGCTTCTCCTACGCTTATGTTCTCATCAAGGGCAATGGCCATGTCGCCATGGTGGATGTCGGTTATGACAACACCGCCTACGGTAAGGTGCTGAACGATCGCTTTGGGATCGAGAACTGGCATTCGCCGCGAGATGTGCTGAGCGCCTGCGACGTGGCGCCCGAGGATGTCTCCCATGTGTTCGTCACCCACGCCCATTTCGACCATTTCGGCGGCTCCGAACACTTCCCCAACGCCGTTTTCTACCTGCAGGAGCGCGAGCTTTCGAAATGGATCTGGGCGATGGCCCTCGACCGCAAGTTCCGCTGGCTGACCGCCGCCATCGACGCCAACGATATCATGCGGGCGGTCAATCTGGCACGGGAAGGCCGGCTCGTATGCGTCGACGGTGCGCGGGAGGACGTGCTGCCGGGGATCGACCTCTTTCCGGCGCACGACACGCACACGGCCGGCTGCCAATACGTTCTCGTCCGCAACGACGGCAGACCTGAGAGCTCCGACGGCTGGATCCTGGCGGGCGACCTCGTCTACCGGTTCGAGAACCTCGTGGGCAGCGATGAGAACGACCCCTCCTATCTCCCGATCGGACTGGCGACCGGCAGCCAGACCAATCTTCTCCTCGCCACCGACGAGATGCTGACACGGGTGGGCGGGGACCCGCGGCGGATCATCCCCGTCCATGAGGCGCGCCTCAAGGACGCATTTCCCTCCCGTCGAACAGCCGCGGGCCTGCACATCGTCGAGGTGACGCTCGGTGCAGGCCAGACGAGCCTGGTCGCATAG